In Paroedura picta isolate Pp20150507F chromosome 12, Ppicta_v3.0, whole genome shotgun sequence, one DNA window encodes the following:
- the LOC143822231 gene encoding uncharacterized protein LOC143822231 encodes MTCSWTKPGWSGMVCMAIIMSLVTCSYLLNRKLYFTQRVKKNLCRGIPARNTITPLRDNRTFIITPYLDNRKDKITRVISIVHHEEVKELYCWFCHSAIGEIYVSKAEIDVHSDRFGFPYGTTDLKCLEPENWEPNYVSMHWSPKGDIDQLPLFEIRNRDPEGSPVTFTVCISTMFGEYNNVLQFVQSMEMYKILGVDRVVIYKNSCSPLMEKVLDYYIAEGIIEIIPWPIDSYFKVSSYWHHSMDPKDIGYYGQITALNDCIYRNMYRSKYVLLNDADEIILPGKYPDWKTMMQNLQKKHPQAGVFQFENHIFPKTVFTPTDMFNISSWSTVPGVNILSHVIREPDRKNVYNPFKMIIDPKKVVQTSVHSVLHTYGNTVRVSMDVALVYHCRVPLQAALPRESLIRDTTLWRYSESLIGNVNKVLQRIIV; translated from the coding sequence atGACTTGCTCTTGGACAAAACCAGGATGGAGTGGCATGGTTTGCATGGCCATCATTATGTCCTTAGTGACCTGTTCCTACCTCTTGAATAGAAAATTGTATTTCACACAGAGAGTGAAGAAAAACCTCTGCCGAGGGATTCCTGCCAGAAACACCATCACACCCTTAAGAGATAACCGAACCTTCATCATCACTCCGTACTTGGACAACAGAAAGGACAAAATAACACGAGTCATTTCAATAGTCCACCACGAAGAAGTCAAGGAACTTTACTGCTGGTTCTGCCACTCAGCCATTGGCGAAATATATGTCTCCAAGGCTGAAATAGATGTCCATTCTGATAGATTTGGCTTCCCTTATGGTACCACGGACTTGAAATGTTTGGAACCAGAAAACTGGGAACCAAATTACGTGTCAATGCATTGGTCTCCTAAAGGAGATATTGACCAGCTACCGCTTTTTGAAATCAGAAACCGTGATCCTGAAGGTTCCCCCGTGACATTCACCGTCTGCATCTCCACCATGTTTGGCGAGTACAACAACGTCCTGCAGTTTGTGCAGAGCATGGAGATGTATAAAATCCTTGGGGTGGACAGAGTGGTGATCTACAAGAACAGCTGCAGCCCACTGATGGAGAAAGTGCTGGATTACTATATCGCAGAAGGGATTATTGAGATAATCCCTTGGCCTATTGATTCCTACTTCAAGGTCTCTTCTTATTGGCACCATTCAATGGATCCCAAGGACATTGGCTACTATGGACAAATCACAGCCTTGAATGATTGCATCTACCGCAACATGTACAGGAGCAAATATGTGTTGCTAAATGACGCGGATGAAATTATTCTGCCAGGGAAGTATCCAGACTGGAAAACCATGATGCAGAACCTTCAGAAGAAACATCCACAAGCTGGTGTTTTCCAATTTGAAAACCACATCTTCCCTAAGACTGTATTTACCCCCACCGACATGTTCAACATCTCCTCTTGGAGCACAGTGCCCGGAGTTAATATTCTGAGTCACGTCATTCGGGAACCCGACCGGAAAAATGTCTACAATCCTTTTAAAATGATCATTGATCCAAAGAAAGTGGTTCAGACGTCCGTCCACTCTGTTCTCCATACCTACGGGAACACCGTTAGGGTCTCGATGGATGTTGCCCTTGTCTACCATTGTCGGGTCCCTCTACAAGCAGCTCTTCCCCGAGAATCCCTTATTAGGGACACCACCCTCTGGAGATACAGTGAGTCGCTAATCGGGAACGTCAACAAAGTTCTCCAGCGAATCATTGTGTAA